A genomic segment from Amycolatopsis camponoti encodes:
- a CDS encoding putative bifunctional diguanylate cyclase/phosphodiesterase, which produces MTAPYPRGDDPRKKPSAERAARRLATLARKWGYLVSTTAYLPHTPEEIERELAVLVGRLFEAVASDPPELGEAAAAGARLVELRCVGSDSLRRSLEVLGKALLREPELRRVDGLAERVVLVLGALSSGYGETLREDIQKRQEGLSRALLKVEQETRQKQVITRAQFEEVFAGSASGIALTELDGRVLRANAALAKTLQRTPAEIAAMTLFDLVHPDEVEQLREAYAELVAGRLHRLRVGRRLVGRDGEPMWATFAASVIRDAVGAPRQLITLVDDDTEVSLLQRRLSHQALHDVLTALPNRQFFSTRLENLLREADASRGVTLFHLDLDGFSQITGGLGQELGDKVLRGVAGKLKAVFEDEKALVARLGGDEFGVLVQNTEGTPGVLTLVRRITHELAEPDYVDGDHGVAVSASIGVVHRPPRDITPAELLRASDLTLRRVQRTGAQWGLFDRELDRRDRHDFGLAAAMAGAWENGEIEVGYRPLVAAVDGSVRGVEARLRWNHPAEGVLPHESCVRLAGETGLALPLGTWLLRTAVERVAAAGVGVPLTVELTAHQAADPELVGEIRAVLESTGLAPERLRPGFPSATLPADSGDAADNLKVLAEIGVAAEIHGFGDVTCLTEFPARTVRMAPRLVERRTHPLVDRTLTALVEAAHLAGAEVAVTGIDHADQRDWWRDRGADRLSGPLFTEVPGGLPGC; this is translated from the coding sequence GTGACTGCTCCTTATCCCCGCGGTGACGACCCGCGGAAGAAGCCGTCCGCCGAACGTGCGGCGAGACGGCTCGCCACCCTGGCGCGCAAGTGGGGCTACCTGGTCAGCACCACGGCCTACCTGCCGCACACGCCCGAGGAGATCGAGCGCGAGCTGGCGGTCCTGGTCGGCCGGCTGTTCGAAGCGGTCGCGAGCGACCCGCCGGAGCTCGGGGAAGCCGCGGCCGCCGGCGCGCGGCTCGTCGAGCTGCGGTGCGTCGGCTCGGACAGCCTGCGCCGCAGCCTGGAGGTGCTCGGCAAGGCCCTGCTGCGCGAGCCGGAGCTGCGCCGGGTCGACGGGCTGGCGGAGCGGGTCGTGCTGGTGCTCGGCGCGCTCAGCTCGGGCTACGGCGAGACGTTGCGCGAAGACATCCAGAAGCGCCAGGAAGGCCTGAGCCGGGCCCTGCTGAAGGTCGAGCAGGAGACCCGGCAGAAGCAGGTCATCACGCGCGCGCAGTTCGAAGAGGTGTTCGCCGGCTCGGCCAGCGGCATCGCGCTCACCGAGCTGGACGGGCGCGTGCTGCGCGCCAACGCGGCGCTCGCCAAGACGCTCCAGCGGACCCCGGCCGAAATCGCCGCGATGACCCTCTTCGACCTGGTTCACCCGGACGAAGTCGAGCAGCTGCGGGAGGCCTACGCGGAGCTGGTGGCCGGGCGGCTGCACCGGTTGCGCGTCGGCCGCCGGCTGGTCGGCCGGGACGGCGAGCCGATGTGGGCCACCTTCGCCGCGTCGGTGATCCGCGACGCGGTCGGGGCGCCCCGGCAGCTGATCACCCTCGTCGACGACGACACCGAGGTGTCGCTGCTGCAGCGGCGCCTGTCCCACCAGGCCCTGCACGACGTGCTGACCGCGTTGCCGAACCGGCAGTTCTTCAGCACCCGCCTGGAAAACCTGCTTCGTGAGGCCGACGCGTCGCGGGGCGTCACGCTCTTCCACCTCGACCTCGACGGCTTCTCGCAGATCACCGGCGGGCTCGGCCAGGAGCTGGGCGACAAGGTGCTGCGCGGGGTCGCCGGAAAGCTGAAGGCGGTGTTCGAGGACGAGAAGGCCCTCGTGGCGCGGCTCGGCGGCGACGAGTTCGGGGTGCTCGTCCAGAACACCGAGGGCACGCCGGGCGTCCTGACGCTCGTCCGCCGGATCACCCACGAGCTGGCGGAGCCGGACTACGTCGACGGCGACCACGGCGTCGCGGTGTCGGCCAGCATCGGCGTCGTGCATCGGCCGCCGCGCGACATCACCCCGGCCGAGCTGCTGCGCGCGTCGGACCTGACGCTGCGCCGCGTACAGCGGACCGGGGCCCAGTGGGGCCTGTTCGACCGCGAGCTGGACCGCCGCGACCGCCACGACTTCGGGCTCGCCGCGGCGATGGCGGGCGCCTGGGAGAACGGCGAGATCGAGGTCGGCTACCGGCCGCTGGTCGCCGCGGTGGACGGCTCGGTGCGGGGCGTCGAGGCGCGGCTGCGCTGGAACCACCCGGCCGAAGGCGTGCTGCCGCACGAGTCGTGCGTGCGGCTGGCGGGGGAGACGGGGCTGGCACTGCCGCTGGGCACGTGGCTCCTGCGCACGGCGGTCGAGCGGGTCGCGGCGGCCGGCGTCGGCGTGCCGCTGACGGTCGAGCTGACGGCGCACCAGGCCGCCGACCCGGAGCTGGTCGGCGAGATCCGCGCCGTGCTCGAGTCCACCGGCCTGGCGCCGGAGCGACTGAGACCCGGGTTCCCGTCGGCTACGCTGCCGGCGGACTCCGGCGACGCCGCCGACAACCTGAAGGTGCTGGCGGAAATCGGCGTGGCGGCGGAGATCCACGGCTTCGGCGACGTGACCTGCCTGACCGAGTTCCCGGCGCGCACGGTCCGCATGGCGCCCCGGCTCGTGGAGCGCCGGACGCACCCGCTGGTGGACCGGACGCTGACGGCACTGGTCGAGGCGGCCCACCTGGCCGGCGCGGAGGTCGCGGTGACCGGCATCGACCACGCGGACCAGCGCGACTGGTGGCGGGACCGGGGCGCGGACCGGCTGTCGGGACCGCTGTTCACGGAGGTTCCGGGCGGCTTGCCGGGCTGCTGA
- a CDS encoding nitroreductase family protein, with product MTYRPVPYRPARVPAAQAVAEAAALRERMEARRSVRMFSPDPVPERAVLDAIAVASTAPSGAHQQPWTFVLVSDPAVRRTIREAAEAEERISYDGRLGDEWLEALRPLGTDAVKPHLTDAPYLIVVFQQRFALDDDGGVHKHYYVDESVGIAVGMLLTALQVAGLAALTHTPSPMRFLGELLGRPRNERAFAVIPVGYPADDCVVPDLRRKSLDEVLVRI from the coding sequence ATGACGTATCGCCCCGTCCCGTACCGGCCGGCCCGCGTGCCCGCCGCCCAAGCCGTCGCCGAGGCAGCGGCCCTGCGCGAGCGGATGGAAGCGCGGCGCTCGGTCCGGATGTTCTCCCCCGACCCGGTCCCCGAACGCGCGGTGCTCGACGCGATCGCGGTGGCCTCCACGGCCCCCAGCGGCGCGCACCAGCAGCCGTGGACGTTCGTCCTGGTCTCCGATCCCGCGGTCCGCCGGACTATCCGGGAGGCCGCGGAGGCGGAGGAACGGATCTCCTACGACGGCCGCCTCGGCGACGAGTGGCTCGAGGCGCTGCGGCCGCTGGGAACGGACGCGGTGAAGCCCCACCTCACGGACGCGCCGTACCTGATCGTCGTGTTCCAGCAACGCTTCGCGCTCGACGACGACGGCGGCGTCCACAAGCACTACTACGTCGACGAGTCGGTGGGCATCGCGGTGGGCATGCTGCTGACGGCGCTGCAAGTGGCCGGACTGGCGGCGCTGACGCACACGCCGTCGCCGATGCGATTCCTCGGCGAACTGCTCGGACGGCCCCGCAACGAGAGGGCGTTCGCGGTGATCCCCGTCGGCTACCCGGCCGACGACTGCGTGGTCCCGGACCTGCGACGCAAATCCCTCGACGAAGTACTCGTACGAATCTGA
- a CDS encoding (Fe-S)-binding protein, whose translation MLVRLILGLLMTVVGLAVAGKRVAFLYRLIKAGQPDTKRSDDLGARVFAQVREVFGQRKLLKWSVPGLAHFFTFWGFVILASVYLEAYGALFDEKFAIPWIGHWAVLGFLQDFIAVMVAVSLGVFTVIRIRNAPERKDRASRFYGSHTGGAWLILFMIFNVVWTMFFFRGASSASGNFPYDGGAYVSLGVGNLLEPLGHSTTEVLETVGLMLHIGVMLVFLSIVLYSKHLHIFVAPINVSAKRLPDALGPLLPMESGGKPIDFEDPGEDDTFGRGKIGDFTWKGMLDFATCTECGRCQSQCPAWNTGKPLSPKLLIMSLRDNLFEEAPYILAGTEHEEARPLVGSEADNGVIDPDVLWSCTTCGACVEQCPVDIEHVDHIVDMRRYQVMIESAFPTELGGLFKNLETKGNPWGQNNSERLAWTKDLDFDVPVFDGELADDVEYVYWVGCAGAFDDNARKTVRATAELLHIAGVKYTVLGKEESCTGDPARRAGNEFLFQMMAQQTAETLNAVFEGREPRLRKIVTTCPHCLNTLSREYPDLDGHYEVVHHTQLLNRLVRGGQLTPVKAVEDGPKVTYHDPCYLGRHNKVYTPPRELVGATGATLEEMPRHADRALCCGAGGARMWMEEQIGKRINLERVDEAIATDAETIVTGCPFCRVMLTDGLVQRQSEQKAENVDVRDVAQLLLERVKAPAPKP comes from the coding sequence GTGCTCGTTCGTCTCATCCTCGGCCTGCTCATGACGGTCGTCGGCCTCGCCGTCGCCGGCAAGCGCGTGGCCTTCCTGTACCGGCTGATCAAGGCCGGCCAGCCCGACACCAAGCGGTCGGACGACCTCGGCGCCCGCGTCTTCGCCCAGGTGCGCGAAGTGTTCGGCCAGCGCAAGCTCCTGAAGTGGTCCGTGCCGGGCCTGGCGCACTTCTTCACGTTCTGGGGCTTCGTGATCCTCGCTTCGGTGTACCTCGAGGCGTACGGCGCGCTCTTCGACGAGAAGTTCGCGATCCCGTGGATCGGCCACTGGGCGGTGCTCGGCTTCCTGCAGGACTTCATCGCCGTCATGGTGGCCGTGTCGCTGGGCGTGTTCACGGTGATCCGCATCCGCAACGCCCCCGAGCGCAAGGACCGCGCATCCCGGTTCTACGGCTCGCACACCGGCGGCGCGTGGCTGATCCTCTTCATGATCTTCAACGTCGTCTGGACGATGTTCTTCTTCCGCGGCGCCTCTTCGGCGTCGGGCAACTTCCCGTACGACGGCGGGGCGTACGTCTCCCTCGGCGTGGGGAACCTCCTCGAGCCGCTCGGCCACTCGACGACCGAGGTGCTCGAGACCGTCGGCCTGATGCTGCACATCGGCGTCATGCTGGTGTTCCTGTCGATCGTGCTCTACTCCAAGCACCTGCACATCTTCGTGGCGCCGATCAACGTTTCGGCCAAGCGGCTGCCGGACGCGCTCGGCCCGCTGCTGCCGATGGAGTCCGGCGGCAAGCCGATCGACTTCGAGGACCCGGGCGAGGACGACACGTTCGGCCGCGGCAAGATCGGCGACTTCACGTGGAAGGGCATGCTCGACTTCGCCACGTGCACCGAGTGCGGCCGCTGCCAGTCGCAGTGCCCGGCGTGGAACACCGGGAAGCCGCTGTCGCCCAAGCTGCTGATCATGAGCCTGCGCGACAACCTCTTCGAGGAGGCGCCCTACATCCTCGCGGGCACCGAGCACGAGGAGGCGCGCCCGCTCGTCGGCTCGGAAGCCGACAACGGCGTCATCGACCCGGACGTCCTCTGGTCGTGCACCACCTGCGGCGCGTGCGTCGAGCAGTGCCCGGTCGACATCGAGCACGTCGACCACATCGTGGACATGCGCCGCTACCAGGTGATGATCGAGTCGGCGTTCCCGACCGAGCTGGGCGGGCTGTTCAAGAACCTCGAGACCAAGGGCAACCCCTGGGGCCAGAACAACTCCGAGCGCCTGGCCTGGACGAAGGACCTCGACTTCGACGTCCCGGTGTTCGACGGCGAGCTCGCCGACGACGTCGAATACGTCTACTGGGTCGGCTGCGCGGGAGCGTTCGACGACAACGCCCGCAAGACCGTCCGCGCCACCGCGGAGCTGCTGCACATCGCGGGCGTGAAGTACACGGTGCTCGGCAAGGAGGAGTCCTGCACGGGCGACCCGGCGCGGCGCGCGGGCAACGAGTTCCTGTTCCAGATGATGGCCCAGCAGACGGCGGAGACGCTCAACGCGGTGTTCGAGGGCCGCGAGCCGCGGCTGCGCAAGATCGTCACGACGTGCCCGCACTGCTTGAACACGCTGAGCCGCGAGTACCCGGACCTCGACGGGCACTACGAGGTCGTCCACCACACGCAGCTGCTGAACCGGCTCGTGCGAGGCGGTCAGCTGACGCCGGTCAAGGCCGTCGAAGACGGTCCGAAGGTGACCTACCACGACCCGTGCTACCTCGGCCGCCACAACAAGGTCTACACACCGCCCCGCGAGCTGGTGGGCGCGACGGGCGCGACGCTGGAGGAGATGCCCCGCCACGCGGACCGGGCGCTGTGCTGCGGCGCCGGCGGCGCGCGGATGTGGATGGAGGAGCAGATCGGCAAGCGCATCAACCTCGAGCGCGTGGACGAAGCGATCGCGACCGACGCGGAGACGATCGTGACGGGCTGCCCGTTCTGCCGGGTGATGCTGACGGACGGACTGGTGCAGCGGCAGAGCGAGCAGAAGGCGGAGAACGTCGATGTGCGTGATGTGGCGCAGCTGCTGCTGGAGCGGGTGAAGGCCCCGGCGCCGAAACCCTGA
- a CDS encoding CBS domain-containing protein has product MKSAWQVRAGRQGERDQESLAEGLAIVGWGGVPALGRFDTREALKAGLRECYPQRSTYVIGNWAGQLWRFYREMNEGDLVVMPLKNVRRFAIGEVTGQYHYRPGSAPECRHARPVRWLRTDIEPGEFGPDLRGSLGSLLTVCRLSRHEAARRIGEIAAGRPDPGWQHASANLDPDATQADLWEAVETGAAPVKLTVRALLSLWGYRRRTATSLVTVQSELAEHGVTTKPAFTTARMDAVVELVPVADEPGAADSETDPPGLEALDDLPAKWVVRAVLPEEPSIEAVTAGKPLATAVTLMLAKNYSQLAVVDADGFHVGAVSWESIGRARLTNPEPTLRDATTQVRVIDFDDELFGQIDEIYRRGYVFVRGEDRRKLIGVVTAHDLARQFGTLARPFSLLEEAELRLRRHTKRSVPEDLLDKAVPKWANGNPTFGNYVRIFADRATFELLGWPLDHETFLDLLTKAKNIRNELMHFSGDEIPEQDLAAIEGFCATVKAVDQS; this is encoded by the coding sequence ATGAAGTCAGCTTGGCAAGTCCGCGCGGGCAGGCAAGGCGAGCGCGACCAGGAGTCCCTCGCCGAAGGTCTCGCGATCGTCGGCTGGGGCGGCGTTCCCGCCCTCGGCCGGTTCGACACCCGGGAAGCGCTCAAGGCCGGGCTCCGCGAGTGCTACCCGCAACGGTCCACCTACGTGATCGGCAACTGGGCCGGCCAGCTGTGGCGCTTCTACCGGGAGATGAACGAGGGCGACCTCGTCGTCATGCCGCTCAAGAACGTGCGGCGGTTCGCCATCGGCGAGGTCACCGGGCAGTACCACTACCGCCCCGGCTCGGCCCCGGAGTGCCGGCACGCCCGGCCCGTCCGGTGGCTCCGGACGGACATCGAGCCCGGCGAGTTCGGCCCCGACCTGCGCGGCAGTCTCGGGTCACTGCTCACCGTGTGCCGGCTGAGCCGGCACGAGGCGGCCCGGCGGATCGGGGAAATCGCGGCCGGACGGCCGGACCCGGGCTGGCAGCACGCTTCGGCGAACCTCGACCCCGACGCCACCCAGGCCGACCTGTGGGAAGCCGTCGAGACCGGCGCGGCACCCGTGAAGCTCACCGTCCGGGCGCTGCTGTCCCTGTGGGGCTACCGGCGGCGGACCGCGACCTCCCTGGTGACCGTGCAATCCGAGCTGGCCGAGCACGGGGTCACGACCAAGCCGGCGTTCACCACGGCGCGGATGGACGCGGTCGTCGAGCTGGTCCCGGTCGCCGACGAGCCGGGCGCGGCGGACTCCGAAACGGATCCACCCGGGCTCGAAGCGCTGGACGACCTGCCGGCCAAGTGGGTGGTGCGCGCGGTCCTGCCGGAGGAGCCGTCCATCGAAGCGGTCACGGCCGGGAAGCCGCTCGCCACCGCGGTGACGCTCATGCTGGCCAAGAACTACTCCCAGCTGGCGGTCGTCGACGCGGACGGGTTCCACGTCGGCGCGGTCAGCTGGGAGTCCATCGGCCGGGCCCGGCTGACGAACCCCGAGCCGACGCTGCGGGACGCGACCACCCAGGTCCGGGTCATCGACTTCGACGACGAGCTGTTCGGCCAGATCGACGAGATCTACCGCCGCGGGTACGTCTTCGTCCGGGGAGAAGACCGCCGGAAGCTCATCGGGGTCGTGACGGCCCACGACCTCGCCCGCCAGTTCGGCACCCTCGCCCGGCCGTTCTCGCTCCTGGAAGAGGCCGAGCTGCGGCTGCGGCGGCACACCAAGCGCAGCGTGCCCGAGGACCTGCTCGACAAAGCGGTCCCGAAGTGGGCGAACGGCAACCCGACGTTCGGGAACTACGTCCGGATCTTCGCCGACCGGGCCACCTTCGAGCTGCTCGGCTGGCCGCTCGACCACGAGACCTTCCTCGATCTCCTCACGAAGGCGAAGAACATCCGCAACGAGCTGATGCACTTCTCCGGCGACGAGATCCCGGAGCAGGACCTCGCCGCCATCGAAGGGTTCTGCGCGACGGTCAAGGCCGTCGACCAGTCCTAG
- a CDS encoding FHA domain-containing protein produces the protein MEHPVTIETLGGAVARLDVRRGSWLVGRAPEADLKLYSDRVSPRHAWLRRDARGTWVSDAGSRAGTLVNGEALAPRQARLLHDGDRVSFGPITAVYTDVGATGDDRPVFAVVPARRAGTVALVLGPVLFVAGFGLGAARLLRHFGAGPEFGVALLVVGLMVSVLGVVLARRRKARPSAVHGSRT, from the coding sequence ATGGAACACCCAGTGACCATCGAGACGCTCGGCGGCGCGGTCGCGCGGCTGGACGTGCGGCGGGGCTCATGGCTTGTCGGTCGCGCCCCCGAGGCGGACCTGAAGCTGTACTCCGACCGCGTCAGCCCGCGGCACGCCTGGCTCCGGCGGGACGCCCGCGGCACCTGGGTGTCCGACGCCGGCTCCCGCGCCGGCACGCTCGTCAACGGAGAGGCCCTGGCGCCGAGGCAAGCCAGGCTCCTGCACGACGGCGACCGGGTGTCCTTCGGCCCCATCACCGCCGTTTACACCGACGTCGGCGCGACCGGTGACGATCGGCCGGTGTTCGCCGTGGTTCCCGCCCGGCGGGCGGGCACGGTCGCGCTCGTGCTCGGCCCGGTCCTGTTCGTCGCCGGGTTCGGGCTCGGGGCCGCCCGGCTGCTCCGGCACTTCGGGGCCGGGCCGGAGTTCGGGGTCGCCCTGCTGGTCGTGGGCCTGATGGTTTCGGTGCTCGGTGTGGTCCTGGCCCGCAGGAGGAAGGCGCGGCCGTCGGCCGTCCACGGCAGCAGGACGTGA
- a CDS encoding sugar ABC transporter substrate-binding protein, whose amino-acid sequence MKRWLKLAAGAAALTLATAGCAGSSGTDTAASSSGAPAQITGDVTVWLMTGSAPTTLTDALNKEFEAAHPGVKVKYEIQQWDGIQQKLTTALASGAPPDVIEIGNTQTAAFAADDGVLTDLTADKDSFNGAQWLKGLADSGTYEGKTYGVPFYAANREVIYRKDMFEQAGIAKPPTSNDEWIDAITKLKTKFGSDPDFQPLYMPGQNWYALLSFIWDNGGDIAQPDGKNFKATLDSAGAKAGLDFYKKLVDTSGTKAPKDADEAKPQQATVYGAGKVAMMIGLPWELPTAAKTDPSLTAKTGAFAIPSKTAGQSAPVFLGGSNLAIPANSKNVAAAKEYIKLLSSPKYQSQLAAAGVVPGTSTDLTGLDKDPLGSVMAKASTNGKAVPASPKWGDVESGQNPVKDMLTAYLTGKKTLDQATADANAALNKLIGG is encoded by the coding sequence GTGAAACGCTGGCTCAAGCTGGCGGCGGGCGCCGCCGCACTCACCCTCGCGACCGCGGGCTGCGCGGGTTCCAGCGGCACGGACACCGCCGCTTCGTCTAGCGGTGCTCCCGCGCAGATCACCGGCGACGTCACCGTCTGGCTGATGACGGGTTCCGCGCCGACCACGCTGACCGACGCGCTCAACAAGGAGTTCGAAGCCGCGCACCCCGGCGTCAAGGTCAAGTACGAAATCCAGCAGTGGGACGGCATCCAGCAGAAGCTGACCACCGCGCTGGCGAGTGGCGCTCCGCCGGACGTGATCGAGATCGGCAACACGCAGACCGCGGCCTTCGCCGCGGACGACGGCGTCCTGACCGACCTGACCGCCGACAAGGACAGCTTCAACGGCGCCCAGTGGCTGAAGGGTCTCGCCGACTCGGGCACCTACGAGGGCAAGACCTACGGCGTCCCGTTCTACGCGGCCAACCGTGAGGTCATCTACCGCAAGGACATGTTCGAGCAGGCGGGCATCGCCAAGCCGCCGACGTCGAACGACGAGTGGATCGACGCGATCACCAAGCTGAAGACGAAGTTCGGGTCCGACCCCGACTTCCAGCCCCTGTACATGCCGGGCCAGAACTGGTACGCGCTGCTGTCCTTCATCTGGGACAACGGTGGCGACATCGCCCAGCCCGACGGCAAGAACTTCAAGGCGACGCTGGACAGCGCCGGCGCGAAGGCGGGCCTGGACTTCTACAAGAAGCTCGTCGACACCTCCGGCACCAAGGCGCCGAAGGACGCCGACGAGGCCAAGCCGCAGCAGGCGACCGTCTACGGCGCCGGCAAGGTGGCCATGATGATCGGTCTCCCGTGGGAGCTGCCGACCGCGGCCAAGACGGACCCGAGCCTGACCGCCAAGACCGGCGCGTTCGCGATCCCGAGCAAGACCGCCGGCCAGAGCGCCCCGGTGTTCCTGGGCGGCTCCAACCTCGCGATCCCGGCCAACAGCAAGAACGTGGCCGCTGCCAAGGAGTACATCAAGCTGCTCTCCAGCCCGAAGTACCAGAGCCAGCTCGCCGCCGCCGGCGTCGTGCCCGGCACGTCGACCGACCTCACCGGCCTGGACAAGGACCCGCTGGGCAGCGTGATGGCGAAGGCCTCCACCAACGGCAAGGCCGTGCCGGCCAGCCCGAAGTGGGGTGACGTGGAGTCCGGCCAGAACCCGGTCAAGGACATGCTGACCGCGTACCTGACCGGCAAGAAGACGCTCGACCAGGCGACCGCCGACGCCAACGCAGCGCTGAACAAGCTCATCGGCGGATGA
- a CDS encoding carbohydrate ABC transporter permease, translating to MTATANVTMPAGATPPASPRDTRVKKRRRGRFGDRVLPYLLLLPALAAILVLLAWPLVQVLAISFRKLDIGQLVSGKTVWIGFDNYTNTLSDPEFWTVTFRTLVFTAAIVAATILGGLLLAVLMRHLGPVVRIIVQVTLVLAWATPVIATTTVFQWIFDEQYGILNKTLDRLGFHSFIGFSWFSSGASTLSVIGLLIVWQAVPFVTFSLYAGIIGVSREQYEAAGIDGASGWQTFRAVTWPAIKPITTMVTFLSVLWDFNAFAQIWAIREGGPDGESTTLAVVLYLKGIAGNHFGAAAAIATLMLIVLALITGRYIQLLTRTREGDLS from the coding sequence ATGACAGCGACCGCCAATGTGACGATGCCGGCGGGGGCGACCCCGCCGGCATCGCCGCGCGACACGCGGGTCAAGAAGCGCAGGCGGGGCCGGTTCGGCGACCGGGTGCTCCCGTACCTGCTGCTGCTCCCCGCGCTCGCCGCGATCCTGGTCCTGCTCGCCTGGCCGCTGGTCCAGGTGCTCGCGATCAGCTTCCGCAAGCTCGACATCGGCCAGCTCGTCTCCGGCAAGACGGTCTGGATCGGGTTCGACAACTACACGAACACGCTTTCGGACCCGGAGTTCTGGACGGTCACCTTCCGGACCCTGGTCTTCACCGCCGCCATCGTGGCCGCCACCATCCTCGGCGGCCTGCTCCTCGCGGTGCTCATGCGCCACCTCGGCCCGGTCGTGCGGATCATCGTCCAGGTGACGCTGGTGCTGGCCTGGGCGACGCCGGTGATCGCGACGACCACCGTGTTCCAGTGGATCTTCGACGAGCAGTACGGGATCCTCAACAAGACCCTCGACCGGCTCGGGTTCCACAGCTTCATCGGGTTCTCGTGGTTCTCCAGCGGCGCGAGCACGCTGTCGGTGATCGGCCTGCTCATCGTGTGGCAGGCCGTGCCGTTCGTGACGTTCTCGCTGTACGCGGGCATCATCGGCGTCTCGCGCGAGCAGTACGAGGCCGCCGGGATCGACGGCGCCAGCGGGTGGCAGACGTTCCGCGCGGTCACCTGGCCCGCCATCAAGCCGATCACCACCATGGTCACGTTCCTGTCGGTGCTGTGGGACTTCAACGCGTTCGCCCAGATCTGGGCGATCCGCGAAGGCGGCCCCGACGGCGAGAGCACCACCCTGGCCGTCGTGCTCTACCTCAAGGGCATCGCGGGCAACCACTTCGGCGCGGCGGCCGCGATCGCGACGCTGATGCTGATCGTGCTCGCGCTCATCACGGGCCGGTACATCCAGCTGCTCACCCGGACCCGGGAAGGTGATCTGTCGTGA
- a CDS encoding carbohydrate ABC transporter permease — MKKSLSQRIVLSVVGVLVALAIVFPTYWMFVTSLRTPGEILSPKYDLIPTSFSFGNFATALTKDNFPTYLMNSLIVTVGSVLCALVAGTLAAIPLSRLRFTGRKGFLVLVMVAQLAPVSALFIPLFLLMRDAGLLNTLPSLLLIYFATTLPFTVWMLYGFVNGIPYELEEAAMIDGCSQTGAFRRVTLPLLGPGLVTTSVFSFITAWNEYLFALVFIRDKQKETLPVWLASFRTAFATDWGGVMAASVIYAIPALVFFLLVQRKLVSGATAGAVKG; from the coding sequence GTGAAGAAGTCGCTGTCGCAGCGGATCGTGCTCTCGGTGGTCGGCGTGCTCGTCGCGCTGGCGATCGTGTTCCCGACGTACTGGATGTTCGTCACGTCGCTGCGGACGCCCGGTGAGATCCTGTCGCCCAAGTACGACCTGATCCCGACGTCGTTCTCGTTCGGCAACTTCGCCACCGCGCTGACCAAGGACAACTTCCCGACCTACCTGATGAACAGCCTGATCGTCACGGTCGGGTCGGTGCTGTGCGCGCTGGTCGCCGGGACGCTGGCGGCGATCCCGCTCTCGCGGCTGCGCTTCACCGGCCGCAAGGGCTTCCTGGTGCTGGTCATGGTGGCGCAGCTGGCCCCGGTGTCGGCGCTGTTCATCCCGCTGTTCCTGCTGATGCGGGACGCCGGGCTGCTCAACACGCTGCCGTCGCTGCTGCTGATCTACTTCGCCACCACGCTGCCGTTCACGGTCTGGATGCTCTACGGGTTCGTCAACGGGATCCCGTACGAGCTGGAAGAGGCCGCGATGATCGACGGCTGCAGCCAGACCGGCGCGTTCCGCCGGGTGACGCTGCCGCTGCTCGGCCCGGGGCTGGTCACGACGTCGGTGTTCAGCTTCATCACCGCGTGGAACGAGTACCTGTTCGCGCTGGTGTTCATCCGGGACAAGCAGAAGGAGACGCTGCCGGTGTGGCTGGCGTCGTTCCGCACGGCGTTCGCCACCGACTGGGGCGGTGTCATGGCCGCGTCGGTCATCTACGCGATCCCGGCGCTGGTGTTCTTCCTGCTCGTGCAACGCAAGCTGGTGTCCGGCGCGACCGCCGGCGCCGTGAAGGGGTAG